The Gossypium arboreum isolate Shixiya-1 chromosome 6, ASM2569848v2, whole genome shotgun sequence DNA window TTGAATTTAGTTGTTTTAGGTAATTATTGAAATTAGGATTTTAATAGGTGGATATGGTTTAGGTTAGATGGAATTTGTTGTGCGTGTTCTTTTGAGAATTTAAAATGTTAGTTTTAACATTCATTGCTGTTCATTTTAAGACGGCGAGCACTGCAAAGGAGGGCTGAGGAAGCTAAGGTTTCAAGTGAAGAACAAGAGGAGATGATGAGGAATTTGGAAAGGAGAGAAACTGAATATATGAGGCTGCAAAGACGTAAAGTAGGAATCGATGATTTCGAACAATTGACTGTGATTGGAAAAGGTGCATTCGGCGAGGTATATTTCGAATGTTTGTTGTATTAAAGCTCTTTATCCTTGATTAACATTTTCAGTGATATTTTTAACTCATAGGGGATTTTTTAACTTGTTTCCATTCTGCTTTAGAATTATCTGCAAATGTAGATGGCTTGGCACTTACTACTGGTTCAATGTTACAAATGCAGGTTAGGTTATGTCGTGCTAAAAGTACTGGAGAGATTTTTGCCatgaaaaaattaaagaaatcgGAGATGCTTAGTCGTGGACAGGTAACCTCCTAAGTAACCTTTTTGATTATATCAATTCTTTGATCACGTACTTTGATTTTTCTTTGGTACTATGGTATAAATGGATTTAGGCAGCTGGAAAATATTAGATTTGACATGGAAAAAATCTTAATTCCATTTGATTTGGAATGGTTAGGCTCTTTATGAGACCAGCTCATAGATTTTCTTGGTGGATCATGATGAAACCAACACATTAAGTTCAAATCATTATCCTTATTTTTCATTTTACTTTGTTTCAAGGTTGAGCATGTTCGTTCTGAGAGAAACTTACTTGCTGAGGTTGATAGCCGATGCATTGTAAAGCTGTTCTATTCTTTTCAAGATTCTGACTTCTTGTACCTTATTATGGAGTATTTACCTGGTGGTGATATCATGACACTACTGATGAGGGAAGATATTCTTTCAGAAGATGTAGCACGTTTCTATGTAGCAGAGAGCATTTTGGCTATTCATTCGATTCACCAACACAATTATATTCATAGGTAATCTGTTTTATTAACATGTTTCTGAGATTACTAAGTGTATGTCTCAATGTAGGTTGGTGGCTGGACCTAGATTTTCTTGAATGCATGCAGAGTCTTGACTAATTGCAGAATAAATAGAGGACGACTAGTAAAGGACTTGAAACTAGAAAAGTATCTTTGATGATATTTACTCTTGATCATGTTTTATTAACATGTTTCTAAGATTACTATGGGTGTATGTCTCGATGTGGGTCAGTGGCAGGATGTGGTTTTTCTTGAATGTATGCCAGTGTGTGCACTGTAATTAATGAGAGAGTCTTGACTAATAGTGAAATACCTTGACAGACTAATGAAGTACTTGAAACTAGAAAGTCTCTGTGTAGATATTAACTATTAACCGTGTTTTTCCTGTAGGGACATTAAACCAGATAACCTTATACTAGATAAGAATGGGCATTTGAAGCTTTCAGATTTTGGCTTGTGTAAACCCCTAGATGACAAGTATTCAACAATTTTGTTGGAAGATGAAAATTTAACTTCTCAGGACACCAATGAGGCTGAAGTCCAGTCAGGATCTGCAAGACCCCCTTGGTTGATGCCAAAAGAACAACTACAACAATGGAAACGGAACCGCCGTGCATTGGTATTATCTTTCGTGaataacttttgtactttttggATTTCACATTTGTTTCATTTATTGAGCAGGCATGACATTGCATTCAGTACCAGCTAACATCTGGTTTATGCAGGCATATTCAACTGTTGGAACCCTTGATTACATGGCTCCTGAAGTTCTCTTAAAGAAGGGTTATGGAATGGAGTGTGATTGGTGGTCTCTAGGTGCAATCATGTATGAGATGCTCATAGGCTATCCTCCATTTTGTTCTGATGATCCTCGGATAACATGCCGCAAGGTGCTCAGCACCTAGTTTTTGattcttagttattttgttagccTCCTCTGTTCCCTATATAGTAATCTTTCTCTTTTGGACAGATTGTCAACTGGAGGACTTGCTTGAAATTCCCTGAGGAACCAAAAATATCCCCCGAGGCTAAGGATTTAATATGTCACCTGCTCTGTGATGTTGAAACCCGCCTGGGCACCAGAGGAGTGGAAGAATTGAAGGTAAGTCCTTTGAATGATACTTTTGCACATCCACTATAAGTGAACATATATCTCTCAACAGAAGACTTCTTGCTAGATCTTAATTCGGTACATTAACAAA harbors:
- the LOC108483352 gene encoding uncharacterized protein LOC108483352, translating into MDGGDGTVRLGALNLKAGRGLDLDPDVSVSSPVTRQKAAAAKQFIENHYKNYLQGLQERKERRRALQRRAEEAKVSSEEQEEMMRNLERRETEYMRLQRRKVGIDDFEQLTVIGKGAFGEVRLCRAKSTGEIFAMKKLKKSEMLSRGQVEHVRSERNLLAEVDSRCIVKLFYSFQDSDFLYLIMEYLPGGDIMTLLMREDILSEDVARFYVAESILAIHSIHQHNYIHRDIKPDNLILDKNGHLKLSDFGLCKPLDDKYSTILLEDENLTSQDTNEAEVQSGSARPPWLMPKEQLQQWKRNRRALAYSTVGTLDYMAPEVLLKKGYGMECDWWSLGAIMYEMLIGYPPFCSDDPRITCRKIVNWRTCLKFPEEPKISPEAKDLICHLLCDVETRLGTRGVEELKAHPWFKGVPWEKLYEIEAAYKPTVTGDLDTQNFEKFPEIDGPPSSIPEVGPWRKMLTSKDNNFIGFTFKKSDVVKSLESSGTDMRSNGPSKVPSIVSLLGRIDLQETVMPEGDQEQET